In Kiritimatiellia bacterium, a single genomic region encodes these proteins:
- the rpmC gene encoding 50S ribosomal protein L29, with the protein MKAAELRGMTEAELQQKLGDVRRELFNLRVQQSSGRLEKPSRLRDLRRDIARIQTVMREQALAKRAS; encoded by the coding sequence ATGAAGGCGGCCGAATTGAGAGGGATGACGGAGGCCGAGCTTCAGCAAAAGCTCGGCGATGTGCGGCGGGAGTTGTTCAACCTTCGCGTGCAGCAATCCTCGGGGCGTCTTGAAAAGCCCTCGAGGCTCCGCGATCTGCGCCGCGACATCGCGCGGATTCAGACGGTGATGAGAGAACAGGCGTTGGCCAAGAGGGCGTCATGA
- the rplP gene encoding 50S ribosomal protein L16: MPLMPKRVKYRKQQRGSLKGDAASGNTLAFGEYGLQALGRAWITNIQLEACRVAISRSMKRKGKLWLRVFPDKPYTKKPLETRMGKGKGPVEGWVAVVRPGRMLFELDGVPESVARESLRLAASKLPIPTRFVHRHGA, encoded by the coding sequence ATGCCGCTCATGCCTAAACGAGTGAAATATCGCAAGCAGCAGAGGGGCAGCCTGAAAGGCGACGCGGCATCCGGCAACACGCTGGCTTTTGGCGAATATGGGCTGCAGGCGCTCGGACGCGCGTGGATCACGAATATCCAGCTCGAGGCCTGCCGTGTCGCGATCAGCCGTTCGATGAAGCGAAAGGGCAAATTGTGGCTTCGCGTTTTTCCGGACAAGCCGTACACAAAAAAGCCGTTGGAAACGCGAATGGGTAAGGGCAAGGGCCCTGTGGAGGGTTGGGTCGCGGTCGTGCGGCCGGGACGCATGTTGTTTGAGTTGGATGGAGTTCCGGAATCCGTCGCCCGCGAGTCGTTGCGGTTGGCGGCCAGCAAGCTGCCAATACCGACCCGTTTCGTGCATCGGCATGGGGCATGA
- the rpsC gene encoding 30S ribosomal protein S3 codes for MGQKVNPIGLRVTVTKDWRSRWIADKKNFGPLLQEDIKIRELVKNRLKEAAVPDILIERYANRARITVYTARPGIVIGRKGADLEKLREEIAKMTGKEIYVEIKEIKDPDLNAQLVAENIALQLERRVSFRRALKRAVQMAMELGALGIRVLASGRLGGAELARREGYREGKVPLHTLRENVQYGFAEANTVAGKIGIKVWICRKPEQPAKEASHAAHA; via the coding sequence TTGGGACAGAAAGTCAATCCGATCGGCCTTCGCGTCACGGTCACGAAGGACTGGCGATCCCGATGGATCGCGGACAAGAAGAATTTTGGACCGCTGCTCCAGGAGGACATCAAAATCCGGGAGTTGGTGAAGAACCGGCTCAAGGAGGCGGCGGTTCCGGACATCCTGATCGAGCGCTATGCGAATCGCGCTCGCATCACGGTGTACACGGCGCGTCCGGGCATCGTGATCGGACGCAAGGGCGCGGACCTTGAGAAGCTTCGCGAGGAGATCGCGAAGATGACGGGCAAGGAAATCTACGTGGAGATTAAGGAAATCAAAGATCCGGATCTCAACGCGCAGCTCGTTGCGGAAAATATCGCGCTGCAATTGGAGCGGCGGGTCTCGTTTCGCCGCGCGCTCAAACGGGCGGTTCAGATGGCGATGGAGCTCGGCGCGCTGGGCATCCGGGTGCTAGCGTCGGGCCGGCTTGGAGGAGCCGAGCTCGCGCGGCGGGAGGGGTATCGCGAGGGCAAGGTCCCGCTGCACACTCTCCGCGAAAATGTGCAATATGGCTTCGCGGAAGCCAACACGGTGGCGGGTAAGATCGGCATCAAGGTCTGGATCTGCCGAAAGCCGGAGCAGCCGGCAAAGGAGGCGAGCCATGCCGCTCATGCCTAA
- the rplV gene encoding 50S ribosomal protein L22 — protein MEVTAISKFVRMSPSKARDLARALQGKPVAEALRIADFNARKAGFWLGKTLRSAIANAEANNGVSADDLVVKLAVVEDGPRMKRYWPRARGSASPILRRMSHVRIVLTARDKKKE, from the coding sequence ATGGAAGTGACAGCAATCAGCAAATTCGTGCGGATGTCTCCGTCGAAGGCGCGAGACCTTGCACGGGCCCTTCAGGGCAAGCCCGTGGCCGAGGCGCTCCGCATCGCGGATTTCAACGCGCGGAAGGCCGGGTTTTGGCTCGGCAAGACCCTCCGTTCCGCCATCGCGAACGCGGAGGCAAACAACGGCGTATCCGCGGACGACCTGGTGGTGAAGCTCGCTGTGGTCGAAGACGGCCCTCGAATGAAGCGCTACTGGCCGCGAGCGCGCGGCAGCGCGAGCCCGATCCTGCGCCGCATGAGCCATGTGAGGATTGTGTTGACGGCGCGCGATAAGAAGAAAGAATAA
- the rpsS gene encoding 30S ribosomal protein S19, with translation MGRSIRKGPFVDAKLLKKVEQLEKSGQKRPIKTWSRRSMIVPEFVGHTFAIHNGKTFNTVFITENMVGHRLGEFSPTRTFRKHGAATDKTVSLK, from the coding sequence ATGGGTCGCTCGATTCGCAAAGGGCCATTTGTGGATGCCAAGCTGCTTAAGAAGGTGGAGCAGTTGGAGAAGAGCGGACAGAAGCGGCCGATCAAGACGTGGTCGCGCCGCTCGATGATTGTGCCGGAGTTTGTGGGTCATACGTTCGCGATCCACAACGGCAAAACCTTCAACACGGTTTTTATAACGGAAAACATGGTCGGACATCGGCTGGGCGAATTTTCGCCCACTCGGACGTTCCGAAAGCACGGCGCGGCGACCGACAAGACGGTCTCCCTGAAGTAG
- the rplB gene encoding 50S ribosomal protein L2, producing MPLKANRPITPSLRFTELPDFSEITKSKPEKRLIQSRKSQAGRNMYGRITVRHRGGGHKRHLRIIDFKRDKHGIPAKVTAIEYDPNRSARIALLTYADGEKRYILATLNMKVGDVLMSGPTAEPTEGNALPLAKIPAGLPVHNIELYPGRGAQLVRGAGAAAEIMAVEGGFAQVRLPSGEIRMVRDTCYATVGQVGNIDHQNVSLGKAGRKRWMGIRPTVRGVAMNPIDHPMGGGEGRTSGGGHPRSPWGKLAKGKKTRNKRKPSGRFILQRRK from the coding sequence ATGCCGCTGAAAGCCAATCGACCCATCACCCCTTCGCTCCGCTTCACCGAACTGCCGGACTTTTCGGAAATTACGAAGTCTAAGCCGGAGAAGCGGCTGATCCAGTCCCGAAAGTCGCAGGCGGGCCGCAACATGTACGGGCGGATTACCGTCCGGCACCGCGGTGGCGGCCACAAGCGGCACCTCCGCATCATCGATTTCAAGCGGGACAAGCACGGCATTCCCGCGAAGGTCACGGCGATCGAATACGATCCGAATCGTTCGGCCCGGATTGCGCTCCTGACCTATGCGGACGGCGAAAAGCGCTACATCCTGGCCACGCTCAACATGAAGGTGGGAGACGTGCTGATGTCCGGGCCGACGGCGGAGCCGACCGAGGGCAACGCGCTTCCGCTGGCCAAGATTCCCGCCGGCCTGCCCGTGCACAACATAGAGTTGTACCCGGGCCGAGGCGCCCAGTTGGTCCGGGGCGCGGGCGCGGCAGCGGAGATCATGGCGGTGGAGGGCGGCTTTGCGCAAGTCCGTTTGCCTTCCGGGGAGATACGGATGGTTCGCGACACTTGCTACGCAACCGTGGGCCAGGTCGGCAACATTGACCATCAGAACGTGTCGCTCGGGAAGGCCGGCCGCAAGCGTTGGATGGGCATTCGTCCGACCGTTCGCGGTGTTGCCATGAATCCGATCGACCATCCCATGGGTGGCGGCGAGGGTCGGACCTCCGGCGGCGGACACCCCCGGTCGCCGTGGGGCAAATTGGCCAAGGGCAAAAAGACGCGCAACAAGCGCAAGCCGTCAGGCCGATTCATTTTGCAGCGGAGGAAATGA
- the rplW gene encoding 50S ribosomal protein L23 produces the protein MKPAEVIIKRLELTEKGAGLTEKQNTYFFEVAADANKLEIKRAVEQLFNVGVVKVNTLNRAGKAKRNRRGLIGYRPDRKRAIVTLKEGDKIDLT, from the coding sequence ATGAAACCCGCTGAGGTCATCATTAAGAGGCTAGAGCTGACGGAAAAGGGAGCTGGCCTCACCGAGAAACAAAACACCTATTTCTTCGAGGTCGCGGCTGATGCGAACAAGCTGGAGATCAAGCGCGCCGTCGAGCAGCTCTTCAATGTTGGGGTCGTCAAGGTCAACACTTTGAACCGTGCCGGCAAGGCGAAGCGTAACCGGCGCGGCCTCATCGGTTACCGGCCCGACAGGAAGCGAGCCATCGTCACCCTCAAGGAGGGGGACAAAATTGATCTGACCTAG
- the rplD gene encoding 50S ribosomal protein L4 encodes MSAIPILNQQGQAVGELQVPEALKAPPSASEALVQAVVTIRANGRAGTACTKNKGEVAGHGKKPWRQKGTGRARAGYRRSPIWRGGGVVFGPKPRSYAKALPRKQARLALRKAVWDKFAAGEVRVLDSLVLDKPKTGELAGILRNLKADRGALVVIESVSRELALAARNLPRVEVARPGDVNALQVLKYPLLVITRAGLERLQERLTDREAST; translated from the coding sequence ATGAGCGCGATTCCGATCCTCAACCAGCAGGGCCAGGCCGTCGGGGAGCTTCAGGTCCCCGAGGCGCTGAAGGCGCCGCCGAGCGCGTCCGAGGCGCTCGTTCAGGCGGTTGTGACAATCCGGGCAAACGGGCGTGCGGGGACGGCGTGCACGAAGAACAAGGGGGAGGTGGCCGGCCACGGAAAAAAGCCTTGGCGTCAGAAGGGCACGGGGCGCGCGCGAGCGGGTTATCGGCGGTCGCCGATCTGGAGGGGTGGCGGCGTCGTGTTTGGTCCGAAGCCGCGCAGCTATGCCAAAGCGCTCCCGCGCAAGCAGGCCCGGCTCGCGCTGCGGAAGGCCGTTTGGGACAAATTCGCCGCCGGCGAAGTCCGTGTTCTCGACTCGCTCGTGCTGGACAAACCGAAAACCGGTGAACTTGCGGGAATCCTTCGGAATTTGAAGGCCGATCGTGGCGCGTTGGTGGTGATCGAGTCGGTAAGCCGAGAGCTAGCGCTGGCCGCGCGCAATCTGCCTCGTGTGGAGGTTGCGCGACCGGGGGATGTCAACGCTTTGCAGGTCCTGAAATACCCCCTGCTAGTGATCACCCGAGCCGGCCTCGAGCGCCTGCAGGAACGACTGACCGACAGGGAGGCATCGACATGA
- the rplC gene encoding 50S ribosomal protein L3, translating to MNGLIGRKLGMTQVYDESGRFVPVTIIAAGPCVVVQRKTAARDGYDAVQLGFLEQKESRLTKPELGRFKKAGVAPCRVLREIRVSPDDSIKEGDQVTAAIFEGVTHVDVTGTTKGRGFQGVVKRHRMGGGPQSHGHMSHRRIGAIGQRTWPARIMKNKRMPGHMGNVRVTTQNLRVVQVRPADHVLLVEGAVPGPTGGLVIVRKALKKAGK from the coding sequence ATGAATGGATTGATCGGCAGAAAATTGGGGATGACGCAGGTGTATGACGAGTCCGGCCGCTTCGTGCCGGTCACGATCATTGCCGCGGGGCCTTGCGTCGTGGTTCAGCGGAAAACGGCGGCGAGGGACGGATACGACGCGGTTCAACTGGGCTTTCTTGAGCAGAAAGAATCCCGGCTGACCAAGCCCGAATTGGGCCGGTTCAAAAAGGCGGGCGTCGCGCCCTGCCGCGTTCTGCGTGAGATTCGTGTCTCGCCTGACGATTCGATCAAAGAAGGCGACCAGGTCACAGCGGCCATTTTTGAGGGCGTCACGCATGTGGATGTAACCGGCACGACCAAGGGGCGCGGCTTCCAGGGCGTCGTCAAGCGCCACCGCATGGGCGGCGGGCCACAGTCGCACGGGCATATGTCGCACCGACGGATCGGCGCGATCGGTCAGCGCACATGGCCGGCGCGTATCATGAAGAACAAACGGATGCCCGGCCACATGGGAAACGTGCGCGTGACCACGCAAAATCTGCGGGTTGTGCAGGTTCGACCTGCGGACCATGTGCTGCTGGTCGAGGGCGCGGTGCCGGGCCCGACCGGCGGGTTGGTGATTGTGCGCAAGGCGTTGAAGAAGGCGGGGAAGTAA
- the rpsJ gene encoding 30S ribosomal protein S10, with the protein MTGQRIRIRLKAYDHRVLDQSASDIVETAKRTGARVAGPIPLPTKIERYSVNRSPHVDKKSMEQFEIRTHKRILDIIDPTIKTVDELKKLNLPAGVDITIKI; encoded by the coding sequence ATGACCGGGCAACGCATTCGAATCAGGCTGAAGGCGTACGACCACCGGGTGCTGGACCAGTCCGCGAGCGACATCGTGGAGACGGCCAAACGCACCGGCGCTCGTGTGGCGGGACCCATTCCGCTGCCGACCAAGATCGAGCGCTACAGCGTAAATCGCAGTCCCCACGTGGACAAAAAGTCAATGGAGCAGTTCGAGATCCGGACGCACAAGCGAATCCTCGATATTATTGACCCCACCATCAAAACGGTCGACGAGTTGAAGAAACTCAACCTCCCAGCCGGCGTGGACATCACGATCAAAATTTGA